Proteins encoded by one window of Culicoides brevitarsis isolate CSIRO-B50_1 chromosome 2, AGI_CSIRO_Cbre_v1, whole genome shotgun sequence:
- the LOC134832597 gene encoding tRNA (guanine(26)-N(2))-dimethyltransferase: MEVDGEQETSVIREASAEIRGKGHVFYNPVQEFNRDLSICVLNTFIQDWFKAKDKELTVERGKKDENGVTILEALSATGLRSIRYAKELQGVKEIVANDLSSQAVEAIKANIEHNSVADIISPSEADAIHLMSTSSKKFTALDLDPYGCPSRFLDSAVRTVEDGGLLLITATDMAVLAGNTPETAFIKYGSVALKTRACHEQGLRILLRCIEQHANLYGRYITPLLSISVDFYVRVFVTINTSQHQCKISSSKQSMVYMCTGCDALTLQPLGILKPNPTEKNPKQVKFALPTGPPVSKSCEHCGHPHHIGGPIWSDPIHDQEFLDKLIATVTSDHFSYLTNQKRIYGMLSVIKEELPDVPLYYGIDKLCGILHLESIPAVKLKSALLHAGYRVSLSHCWKTSLKTDAPMSVIWDVFRCWAKIKPIKPIHLKDGTPVQAILSKESRKQYDLNKVHPDANPKSRQQALVRFPENPAAYWGPGTRSTIMVKETKILKELRKQDKHKKKREQLDKEKSPDPKIQKVEENF, translated from the coding sequence ATGGAAGTCGATGGCGAACAAGAAACGTCTGTGATTCGAGAAGCAAGTGCTGAAATTCGCGGAAAAGGTCATGTTTTCTACAACCCGGTACAGGAATTCAATCGAGACTTGAGTATTTGTGTCTTGAACACTTTTATCCAAGATTGGTTCAAAGCAAAAGACAAGGAATTAACTGTCGAACGAGGCAAAAAGGACGAAAATGGCGTCACAATTCTTGAAGCGTTATCCGCAACGGGCTTACGAAGCATCCGATATGCGAAAGAATTGCAAGGAGTGAAGGAAATTGTCGCAAACGATTTGTCATCACAAGCTGTCGAAGCGATAAAAGCAAATATTGAACATAATTCCGTCGCTGATATCATTTCGCCGTCAGAAGCGGATGCAATTCATTTAATGTCGAcctcaagcaaaaaattcaccGCCTTGGATTTGGATCCGTATGGTTGCCCATCACGTTTTCTCGATTCTGCTGTTCGAACTGTCGAAGACGGCGGACTTTTACTGATAACAGCAACTGATATGGCAGTTCTTGCAGGCAATACACCCGAAACGGCATTCATTAAATACGGTTCTGTTGCGCTAAAAACTCGTGCGTGTCACGAACAAGGCTTGAGAATCCTTTTACGATGCATTGAGCAACACGCGAACCTGTATGGAAGATACATAACTCCTCTTCTCTCGATTTCTGTGGATTTTTATGTTCGTGTTTTCGTTACAATTAACACGTCACAACATCAATGCAAGATTTCAAGCAGTAAACAAAGCATGGTTTACATGTGTACGGGATGCGATGCCTTAACGTTACAACCTTTGGGCATCTTGAAGCCAAATCCaacggaaaaaaatccaaaacaagTCAAATTTGCTCTTCCAACGGGACCTCCTGTGTCAAAAAGTTGCGAACATTGCGGGCATCCTCATCACATTGGAGGCCCAATTTGGTCAGATCCCATTCATGATCAAGAATTTTTGGATAAACTCATCGCTACTGTGACATCAGATCATTTTTCGTATCTCACGAATCAAAAACGAATTTACGGGATGTTATCCGTGATCAAAGAAGAGCTTCCTGATGTCCCCTTGTACTATGGCATCGATAAATTATGCGGAATTTTACATTTGGAATCGATTCCCGCGGTAAAACTGAAATCAGCTCTCTTACATGCGGGATATCGCGTGTCATTGTCGCACTGTTGGAAGACAAGTCTCAAAACTGACGCCCCCATGAGCGTTATTTGGGATGTTTTTCGATGTTGGGCGAAAATTAAACCAATTAAACCGATTCACTTGAAGGATGGAACTCCCGTGCAAGCGATTTTAAGCAAAGAAAGTCGAAAACAGTACGACCTGAATAAAGTTCATCCGGATGCCAATCCAAAAAGTCGTCAACAAGCGTTGGTACGTTTCCCCGAGAATCCTGCGGCATATTGGGGACCTGGAACACGATCGACAATAATggtaaaagaaacaaaaatcctGAAAGAATTGCGAAAACAGGacaaacacaagaaaaaacgcGAACAATTGGACAAAGAAAAGTCACCTgatccaaaaattcaaaaagttgaagagaatttttaa
- the LOC134832599 gene encoding cilia- and flagella-associated protein 276, with amino-acid sequence MIEEIRNMHHVPFIQAEGYLLKNLPSPRNPEDEAWANNLSTHERVFLHQTLASTRRSANFQNYPIIPRDSLDIILSSQYNHSDDLFGGKNLTVLQDETCDKRTFRRLRNTKDVEKIIPLWHPLKIGGISEKQSPHSVKLMNHGPHTPLTNPGYSRQNFDGNFFNY; translated from the exons atgatTGAAGAAATCCGTAATATGCATCATGTGCCATTTATTCAAGCCGAGGGTTACTTACTCAAGAACTTACCTTCTCCGCGAAATCCCGAAGACGAAGCTTGGGCAAACAACTTGAGCACGCACGAAAGAGTCTTTTTGCATCAAACGTTGGCTTCGACTCGAAGAagtgcaaattttcaaaattatcc aattattccTCGCGATTCGTTGGATATAATACTCTCGTCGCAATATAATCATTCCGACGACTTATTTGGAGGAAAAAATCTTACCGTACTTCAAGATGAAACGTGTGACAAACGAACTTTTCGTCGTTTACGCAACACGAAAGACGTCGAGAAGATCATCCCGTTATGGCATCCCTTGAAAATTGGGGGAATTTCGGAGAAACAATCGCCTCATAGCGTAAAACTCATGAATCACGGGCCTCATACGCCATTGACGAATCCCGGATATTCACGTCAGAACTTTGATGGCAACTTTTTCAACTATTAA